In the genome of Verrucomicrobiota bacterium, the window ATTTTTTAAAATCGGGAATTTTCTGTTTTTTAACGACTTACAGAAGACGGAGGGCACCTAATCCCCTCGCTCCCAGCCGACTTGGATTTCCTCAATGATCAGCTCTTTTACTCGGCCGCCCGGACCCTTGGCCGACCGCCCGACGAGCCAGACAGGCTGCCAAGTCGAAAGAAATGCGGCCACTTTCCCTACCTCCAACGAAGGCAAGGTGGTGGCCTGGGTAGACGAGAGCGAGTCATCTTTGAAACCGAGCAGACCACCCGGGAGAGGCTTCGCGAGAGCGGCCACCGGCTGTTGCTGGGTCGAGTCGCCGGCCAAAAGCCTTTGAAAATCCCTCGCCAGGAACGATCGGGTCGGCAGCGGGTCGATTACCGGTTCCGAGAATTCAGTCAGCACGCGAATCCAAAGGGGATGGCGAGCTTCTTGAAACTCTCCGTAAGCCAAGAACAATTCGGCTCCCTGCCGGTCCTTTCCGAAGCGTCCCACCCAGTCAAAGGGGCCCCATTGCTCCAAGAGATCCTCAATTTCTAAAACCGCTTCGATCTGCTCGCTACTCTCTTGCAGGAAGCGGCCGGCTCGTTCTCTCCCAGAGCGGCTCGTCAAGAACTCGAAGGCGAGCCTCTCCGCCGGGGACAAGGAGTCGACGGGGTTTTCCTTCGTCTTTTCGGCGAAGGGAAAGATCGCCTCGTCCAAAAACTCCACTGCCAATCGATTCCGACGCTGCTCATTCCAGATGAATGCGGTCAGGAGGCTGATGCCAAGCGCCACCCAGCGCCCATGTCGACCTGCCCAAGCTGCCGCCTTCTCGGCAAAAAGCTCAGTGAGCTGAGCCTCCTCCTCCGCCACTTCGGCTCTGCCCTCTTCTTTTTCCGAGACTTCCGAAATCGCTGGCCCCTCCTTCTTAGAGGAGGCCTCGCTGGCGGAGGCTTCTTGGTCTTCCGCCTCCGGGGGCTTGGTTGGCTTTTTTCGCTCCGGGAGAATCGCTTGGGGCAAGCTCGCCGATTTGGGTCGTGTTTTAGGGGGGAGCTTCTTGGTGGGGGCTTGGGCGGATGGCTTTTTCTTAGGCGGCAGCTTGGTCTTTTCTTTGGGCGCGAGCGGCTTGGTCTTTTTGCGGGAAGGCAGCTTGGTTTTTTTGGCGGGCGGGGGGCCTTGGCTGCCTTGTTCAGAGTGGGCGCCCTTACCCTGGGGGCTCTCAGGCTCGGGCTCGCTCATCGATCACAAATTTCCTTCTTCCCTCGCATCAATCTTTTAGTATCTGTAGGGGCACTCGATTTTCGCTCACCATGATTTTGGAACTTTTGCCAGATTGTCTAGGGATTTTCGCACAGGCGGGGGAGCCCCCGTCGGTGGCCAAAGAGGGAGACGCCCTCGGTCGGAGTTTGCTCGTCTTTGTGGGCGGAGGCCTTCTGCTCGGGGCGGCCTTCCTCATCTGGGTCCTGCCTGCCCTCATCAACAAGGTCAATGACATGCTCTATGATTCTGGCGAGCAGGTCGAGCTGGACGAGACCCAGCGGGCCAGGGTGCTGGTGGCGCAAGGCGACTACGACACGGCCATCAGCGAGTTCCGCAAGCTCTCTCAAAAGCATCCTGAGGATCGGGTGCCCGTTATCGAAATCGCAAAAATCCAGCTCGACAAGCTGGCCGATCCCGATGCCGCCATAGCCACCTTCGAAGAGGTCCTCGATGGACGGGAATGGGGCCCTGAGGACGCCGCCTTCTTTCTCTTTCGATTGGAGGAACTCTACCTCGAGGAAAAGGGAGACAGCGCCAAAGCGATCGAGCTTTTGGAGTTTGTCATTGAGCAATTTCCCGAGACCCGTTTTTCCGCCAATGCCACCCACAAGTTGCACGAGATCCGCAAGACCGAACCTGCAGCCAGCCCGACGCCGCTGCCGGTGGAACCTGCGGTCCCGGCGGAAGAGGAGGAGGAAACCTTCGTCTCCCCCCCGCGGCCCGACGCCTGAGCGAGTCAGCCAAGTCCAGCCCTCTGAAACGGTTTTCCCGTTGTCCCCTTGTGCTGCCCTTCTTGGCGGCGATCGCGGGGATTTGGCTA includes:
- a CDS encoding tetratricopeptide repeat protein, whose amino-acid sequence is MILELLPDCLGIFAQAGEPPSVAKEGDALGRSLLVFVGGGLLLGAAFLIWVLPALINKVNDMLYDSGEQVELDETQRARVLVAQGDYDTAISEFRKLSQKHPEDRVPVIEIAKIQLDKLADPDAAIATFEEVLDGREWGPEDAAFFLFRLEELYLEEKGDSAKAIELLEFVIEQFPETRFSANATHKLHEIRKTEPAASPTPLPVEPAVPAEEEEETFVSPPRPDA